One Falco cherrug isolate bFalChe1 chromosome 11, bFalChe1.pri, whole genome shotgun sequence DNA window includes the following coding sequences:
- the CLRN1 gene encoding clarin-1, whose protein sequence is MPAQQKKIIFCIAGVLSFACALGTAAAIGTQLWVKGTILCKTGALLVNATGQELEKFIGKIQYGLFYGERVRQCGLGGRPFQFSFFPDLLKIIPASIHVGVILFCTVLIVFALVGAGFFMFNAFGSPYETLHGPIGLYLWSFIACSCGCLIMILFSSEVKIHHLSEKIANFKEGSFTFKTHREQFANSFWIILVCSLVHFLNALLIRFAGFEFPFSKSKDSGTTTGAVDLMY, encoded by the exons ATGCCAGcccagcagaagaaaattatcttttgcaTAGCCGGGGTGCTGAGCTTTGCTTGTGCGCTGGGGACCGCAGCAGCCATCGGCACACAGCTGTGGGTTAAGGGGACGATACTCTGCAAGACGGGAGCGCTGCTTGTCAACGCCACCggccaggagctggagaagtTTATTGGCAAAATCCAGTATGGGCTTTTCTATGGCGAGCGTGTGAGACAGTGTGGGCTCGGGGGGAGACCTTTCCAGTTTTCAT tttttccaGATTTGCTCAAAATTATCCCTGCAAGTATCCATGTTGGTGTCATTCTCTTCTGTACAGTACTGATAGTCTTTGCTCTGGTGGGAGCAGGTTTCTTCATGTTCAATGCTTTTGGCAGCCCTTATGAAACCCTGCACGGCCCCATCGGGTTGTACCTCTGGAGCTTCATTGCGT GTTCCTGCGGTTGCCTCATCATGATTCTTTTCTCTTCAGAGGTGAAGATACACCACCTTTCAGAGAAAATTGCTAATTTCAAAGAGGGAAGTTTTACATTCAAGACTCACAGAGAGCAGTTTGCAAACTCGTTCTGGATCATCCTGGTTTGCTCTCTGGTGCACTTCCTGAATGCCTTGCTAATACGATTTGCTGGATTTGAATTTcccttttcaaaatcaaaagatTCAGGAACAACCACTGGAGCGGTTGACCTGATGTATTAG